The nucleotide window ACTTTGGGAATCTATGTTTAGTAGAGCTAATAAAAAGTTCAAAAAATCAAAGAAAACTAATAGTGTTACGGTATCTTTTGCAAGAAGTATGACGAAAGAAAGAGCAAATATTGTTAGTGTAAAAAAAGAGGTTTTTGAATTATCTTCAAAATCTTGGAAAGAGCATATAAGAAATCTAAAACCTTTAAATGAAACTATATTTGATAGATTAAAAGAAGTTTCTTCAGAGATTGTTTTTGCTGATTCAACAGGTTTAGAGATGACAGGAAGTAAGTTTTTAACTGCATCAATACTTTTTAAAGATTTATTGAAAAAAGAGATAAAAGGTCAAAATATAGGTCTGTTAGTTCCCTCAACTGCCAGCGGTGCATTTATAAATTACACAGTATTAATGATGGGAAAAACAGCAATAAATCTAAACTATACAAGTGAGATAAACTCTTTAAAATCTTCTATTGAATTAGCAGAAATAAAAACAATAATAGCTTCAAAAAAATTTGTTGAAAAACTTGAATCAAAAGGTATAAATATAAAAGAGATTTTAGAATTGGTTGAGGTAATTTATTTAGAGGAATTAAAAACTAAGATTTCTAAAAATAAAGGCTTATTTACATATTTAAGTGTTAAATTTTTACCTGCTTGTATTTTAAAATCGATACATTTAACAAAAACAAATAAAGATGACACGGTAATGATATTGTTCTCTTCTGGAAGTGAAGGAAAACCAAAAGGTGTAGAACTAAGTGGTGATAACATTTTAGGAAATGCACAACAAATAGCAAATATTATAAATGTAAGTAATGAAGATACAATAGTAGGTTCTTTACCATTATTTCATGCTTTTGGAATAGTAGTTACAACATATTTACCATTAATTGAAGGTATAAAATGTGTTGCTCATCCAGATCCAACAGATGGATTAGGAATTGCAAAATTAGTAAGTTCTTATAAAGCAACAATAATGTGTGGAACTTCAACTTTCTTTAGATTATATGCAAAAAATCAAAAAATTCATCCTTTGATGTTTGAGAGTTTACGACTAGTTGTTGCAGGTGCTGAAAAATTACGAGAAGATGTAAAGTTTGAGTTCAAAAAAAGATTTGGAAAAGATATTCTTGAAGGTTTTGGTGCAACTGAAACTTCACCAGTTGCAAGTTGTAATCTTCCTGATGTTTTAGCTTCTGATTTTACTGTTCAAGTTGGGCAGAAAACAGGAACAGTTGGTATGGCAATTCCAGGAACAACAATTAAAATTGTAAATCCAGAAACATATAAAGAATTAGAACCAAATGAAGAAGGAATGATTTTAATCTCAGGTATTCAAGTAATGAAGGGATACTTAAAAAATGAAGAAAAAACAAAAGAAGTTTTAAAAACTATAAAAGGAAAAACTTATTATATAACTGGAGATAAGGGAAAAATTGATGAAGATGGTTTTTTAACTATAGTTGATAGATATTCACGATTCGCTAAACTTGGAGGAGAAATGATAAGTCTTGGTGCAGTTGAAGAGAAAATATCAAAATTATTAGATTTAAAAGATGATAGTTTAGTAGATTTTATTGTTACAAGTATTGAAGATGAAAAAAAAGGTGAAAAAATAGTATTGTTAATCTCCCATGTAAGTGAAGATTATATTTTAATATTAAAAGATAAAATATTAAAGAATTTTGAAAATAAATTAATGATTCCTACTGATATAAAAATTGTTGATGAGATACCAAAACTTGGTAGTGGGAAGAAAGATTTTAATGCTTGTAAGTTAAAAGCAAAAGAGTGGTGATTTTCAATTTCTAAAAAAGAGTCATTTGTGAGTCATTTGTTTGTTACAATTTTTTATTAACAGAAGAGATTGAAACAAAGAGTTTTAAATGAAAATATTTGAACTAAAATGCGAAGCATACTTAAAAAATTTTATTGAATTAAAAGAGAGCTTTGATGTATTGTCAAAATATATAAATTTTACGATATATCAAAGTAAAAGATTAGATCTTGAGAATAAAGATAAATCAATAAATAACTATTGTTTTAGTAATTTTTATCCAACAGAAAGTGATAGAATTTATAAAAAAGACAAAATATATAAATTTGTAATTAGAAGTATTGATAGAGAATTGATTAATGAATTAGAGATTTTACTTTGTAAAAATACAAATAATATCTTTCTTAAAGTTTTAAATGTACAAAAAAAAGTAATTGATCAATTTTTTATTCATGAATTATATAGTGCAACACCAGTTATCGTTTCTGATAAAAGAGATGAAAAGGGAAAACAACTTTTCTGGTCTTTACATTATAATGGAGATATATTGTCTTTACAAAAAAGACTTCATAATAATTTGGAAAAAAAATTAAAACAGTTTTATCAAGAAGATGTGAGTGAATCAACAAGTTTTATTCAAGAGATTGAATTAAAAAATCAAAAACCTCAATCTATTTATTTTAAAACTACAAAAGATAAAAAAGAGAAGATTGTAAGATTAATTGGTAATAAATTAAGAATTGTACCAAATAAAGATGTAATATCTCAAAAATTAGCTTTTTTATCTTTAGCAGTTGGTTTAGGTGAAAAAAGTAGTTTAGGTGGTGGATTTTGTTTGAGTAGAGGAATTTAATAAAACAGAATTATTCTGTTTTATCGCCTTTACATATTAAATCTATAATTTCATCTTGATTTGAACAGAAATTCCCATTTTTTTCAATTAAAATTAAATCTTTTGCATAACCTTTTAGAGTATGAAGTTTAGCACTTTCAATTTCAACATTAAAATCATCAAAGATTTTAGCTATATATGCAAATAAACCTTTTTGGTCTTTTGCAACTATATGCATAGATGCTAGATAAATAGTATGATTACAATCTATTTTTACATTTTCTTTTTTTATAATTGGAGTAATTAA belongs to Arcobacter defluvii and includes:
- a CDS encoding acyl-[ACP]--phospholipid O-acyltransferase: MTKINNLLSIKIAFLFVVFCNAVVDVAHKVLLQNIAFKVFDGTTQVIWISVINAMIIIPFLLLFTLSGYLSDKYNKKNIMVYGALSSFLLSVLMIISYMSENFYFAMFSLVLLAVQSAIYSPAKFGLILDIYGKKNLSRGNAALQAISIIAILFSIGVASFVFENFYNVNNLQNLTSKEELLTAILPLTYYILPVAFLEMVVSFLFLRRINTVYVKDENLTLDKDEFFKGKLLVKNIRTIFSHDVIFLSVIGLSVFWGVSQATMAVFPSFVKQYLNITDVFLINGVIAASGIGIAIGSVLYSRISKHYIEVGTIPLASFGMAFSLYVSTVVQTPFLLAISFLMFGVFGGMFVVPLNALIQFNAKKKVLGTILAGNNWFHSLSMFLMLCMTTIVSYFDLDPLKTIYLILLIIVIGTAYTIYKLPQSLILLFLKSIVGLKYKLEVDGIKNIPSSGGVLLLGNHISWLDWAIILMAVPREVKFVMDKTIYSKWYITWILKMFKAIPISNASSKSTIQLIANELDNGSVVVLFPEGSITRNGHLGEFKKGFEKALELTQTEIKVIPFYIRGLWESMFSRANKKFKKSKKTNSVTVSFARSMTKERANIVSVKKEVFELSSKSWKEHIRNLKPLNETIFDRLKEVSSEIVFADSTGLEMTGSKFLTASILFKDLLKKEIKGQNIGLLVPSTASGAFINYTVLMMGKTAINLNYTSEINSLKSSIELAEIKTIIASKKFVEKLESKGINIKEILELVEVIYLEELKTKISKNKGLFTYLSVKFLPACILKSIHLTKTNKDDTVMILFSSGSEGKPKGVELSGDNILGNAQQIANIINVSNEDTIVGSLPLFHAFGIVVTTYLPLIEGIKCVAHPDPTDGLGIAKLVSSYKATIMCGTSTFFRLYAKNQKIHPLMFESLRLVVAGAEKLREDVKFEFKKRFGKDILEGFGATETSPVASCNLPDVLASDFTVQVGQKTGTVGMAIPGTTIKIVNPETYKELEPNEEGMILISGIQVMKGYLKNEEKTKEVLKTIKGKTYYITGDKGKIDEDGFLTIVDRYSRFAKLGGEMISLGAVEEKISKLLDLKDDSLVDFIVTSIEDEKKGEKIVLLISHVSEDYILILKDKILKNFENKLMIPTDIKIVDEIPKLGSGKKDFNACKLKAKEW
- a CDS encoding CRISPR-associated endoribonuclease Cas6 — translated: MKIFELKCEAYLKNFIELKESFDVLSKYINFTIYQSKRLDLENKDKSINNYCFSNFYPTESDRIYKKDKIYKFVIRSIDRELINELEILLCKNTNNIFLKVLNVQKKVIDQFFIHELYSATPVIVSDKRDEKGKQLFWSLHYNGDILSLQKRLHNNLEKKLKQFYQEDVSESTSFIQEIELKNQKPQSIYFKTTKDKKEKIVRLIGNKLRIVPNKDVISQKLAFLSLAVGLGEKSSLGGGFCLSRGI